One Gigantopelta aegis isolate Gae_Host unplaced genomic scaffold, Gae_host_genome ctg3313_pilon_pilon, whole genome shotgun sequence genomic region harbors:
- the LOC121392043 gene encoding progestin and adipoQ receptor family member 3-like has translation MSGKLTYLILLVSTLNTVVGTGYYVLSSSLAHLFGCKSKLYRNVCFMIDYHGVSSYMTGSSIACYFYDEFIKLLLIYCLTLTMVFFYSSKIPERFSPGKFDYLFHSHQLFHVT, from the exons atgtctggaa AGTTGACTTATCTGATCCTTCTGGTATCCACTCTTAACACTGTGGTTGGGACAGGTTATTATGTTTTGTCTTCATCCTTGGCTCATTTATTTGGATGTAAATCCAAGTTGTATCGGAATGTATGTTTTATGATTGATTATCATGGTGTCAGTAGTTATATGACGGGTAGCAGCATAGCATGCTACTTCTATGA TGAATTTATCAAACTATTGCTGATATATTGTCTGACACTCACCATGGTGTTCTTTTATTCGTCAAAAATTCCTGAACGATTTTCACCAGGCAAGTTTGATTACTTATTTCATAGCCATCAATTGTTCCATGTGACAG